A region of the Vigna unguiculata cultivar IT97K-499-35 chromosome 9, ASM411807v1, whole genome shotgun sequence genome:
TAGAATTCCTATCAAAAATTTGTGCCTTCCATAATTTGCCCCCTCCCACCGACGATGAAAGGCTTCCAGTTGGTACGGGTAGCAATCctgtgagttttttttttaatgattttaactTGTATTTTCCCGAAGATTGAaatacaataactttttttatttttcgataAAAATATTTGCTCCTTAGTGTAacaataaaattgataattgaAAATAACCCACCATGGCCTTGGAACTGTTGTAGATTTTAGTGGAGTCATTAAAGGTTTTATTGGTTCTATTGCAATGATTGGACTTTACTGAAATATTAAGCatattatttcatttctttgttACCCTTGTCCAAATCTTTGAAGTTAATGCTCAGTTGAAACATATGGAACAAAATCACATTTCAAAATGCCTCCTCCACTATTGACTGTCTTATAAACCAGAAAAATCTTTGATGAACTACTGTATTGATCCCATGTTCTACTGTAGGCGTTTTGggttcttttatttattctgCCTTAAGGTAGTTATTTTGGGTCGTTTTTTCTGCCATGGTTGCCATCTGAGGAAAAAACACACAGATTTTTAGTCATCTTTTGGCACCTCATGAGTTGCTGGCTAGTAGTGATAATGATCATGACGGTCACAACAAGTGATGGTAGTAGTGGCaatgattataataatagtgGTAGCAGTGGCTGTAATGGTCGTTGTCTGGTGTTGTGGTGGGAGGTGGTAGTGATGTATAGTGGGTCTTTTGGTGATGAAATGGTGGTGGCAGCAAGGGGCACAGTGGTGGTGACTATACTATACTGGTTGTAGCAGTGCCGGTATCAAAGACAACAAAGATAATGATGCAATGAATTATCTGGCTAGTAGTGCCAATGATCATGACGGCATCAACAAGTGATGGTAGTAGTGGCAATGATTATAATGATAGTGGTGGCAGTGTCTGTGATGGTCATTGTCTGGTGTTGTGGTGGGAGGGATAGTGATGCATATTGGGTCTTTTGGGAGAATTGGAAgagttaaatttgttttcatggctaaaagttatttcttttattgttttaaaaatttatatcaaagtgtttcaaaattgaattaaaaaccaattcaactTCGTTTTAGCCAAGCATGTTGTTttgtttaaaactaaaaaaacaagaACTCACAAGCATCCTACATAGGTCCTAATATTATGTACTTGAGTTATGGCATGAGAATGACTTCTGGTGtgatcattcattttttaacagTAATTTTGGAGTATATAATGGCTTTCTGACTGGGAATATTTCGGTTATCTAACCAGGTTTATTTAGTGGGAAACACTGTTGTTAAGATTTTTGTTGAAGGAGGACTGGAAGCTTCACTTTATGGTTTAGGCACAGAGGTACTACTTTATTGGCATTATGTTTCCATTCCTTATATTGTACGCatatctaattttaatattttttttctgtatatTTTACAGCTAGAGTTTCAAAGCCGGTTGCATGAAGCCAACTCCCCGCTTAGTAAACATATACCTGATGTTTTGGCCAGTGGAATTATTTATCTTGAAAATGGATCTTGTACCAATTTAAGTTGGGATGGAAAAGGTGTACCTGATATCATTGTGAAAAACAATATCACCAGTAGGAAATGCAATGTTGATGATTTCTCATTTGGGGTGTGGGGCAGGAAACAGTTTGAGTATAAGAATGCTGGGATGCCTGTGGATGAATCAGGTAGCTTAGCTGGTAACTCATACATATGGCCATATGTGATAACAAAACGTTGTGCAGGGAATATGTTTGCAGATCTGTAAGTCATGTCATTCTTGTTTAGTGTTAATTAGTAGCAATTATAGTTGCTTATTTCTAGAAGTAACATAATTCTCTGTATcttatgtattttgttttatgcAGAAGAGATAAACTGACATGGGAAGATACAACAAACTTGGCCTCATTCTTGGGGGAGCAACTGCATTATCTTCACCTGTTGTCATATCCGCCTCCAAATATCTCATCTTTCTCTGATATTGATCATGAATTAAGCTTGGTTGAGGCCAATGGTTGCATTGCTACTGTTAACAGTAAATCAAATGTTACAGCAGAATGGTGGCTCTTCACCAGAACCTTAGCAAAGATGAGGAAAGATGTGTCAACCCGTTTGACCAAGTGGTACAGTTTGTCCCTTTTGGCCCTGACTTCCTGTTAAACAGTATGGTTTGAATTAGTTGATATGTAAGAAATGCACCGAGGggaaaacataattttttatgcataggaatgaaaattttatagCCTTCCAAACACTTTGAAGTTCAAAAGGAGTTCTTATAGATAGGAAAACTGCCAATTTCAGTAGCGGTGTTTAACAACTATTTAAAGCTTTCTTTTGACTCAATCCTTCTTATTTGAACTTTGTTCATgtgttattatgttttatttttttgttttgcctACCTATGTTCTTCTGTAACATACTATTCTCTATTTTGCAGGGGTGATCCAATTCCTATCAAACTCATTGAGAAGATTGATGAATATATTCCACCCGATTTTGCTGAGGTTTTTTCTAAACTCAAATTCACATTTTGATATCAACTTGTGTGTGGATATGCTAGAGTTGATTTGTTTCTATAATCTATGTAACTTTTATTGGACTTCAGAAGTTTGGAAACTATGCTTGTAAACCTTGCTCCTGGATACACACGGACATTATGGATGATAACATTTACATGAAACCATCATTGGTTTGCTCTACCGCTGCTGCGAATAATGAAGATAGCACCATGCTGGACAATGTTTTGTTGAGTAATTATGAAGTAAAATCATGGTGTCCTAGTCACATTCTTGACTTTAGCGATCTTTCAATAGGTCAGTACTTCTGCTTTCCTATATCCAGGAAATTTGTATTGAACTTATATCGGAATGTTGTGATCGTATGGCATCATAGTTTTTTAAGTACTTTCATAATctacaagatttttttttttatctgtacAGTTGAATTGGTGTGTTTTCTGTGATATACACGAAAAAATACATGTTATTAACACCCCCgtagtatttatttttcatttatttatgactTCATATCTACATGCACTACTTTTACCGTTTTCAGGCTAATGCATGTTCTTCAGCAAAAAGTAATCATCATGATTTTTTGCTTTCTCCCTAAAGAATTAGTTGTTCTAAATTTGTTATCGTTGTAACAATTTCCCGAAATATTGTGTTTTCATACTTATGTTTCATTCTTCATTAGACTTTCAGAGGAATGCCGCTccctttttttctgttttcacaATTTTCTTCCATTACCCTGTTAGGATGGTTTTTATAGTTCTTATTCTACCTTCCTCTTATTTGTCTgtctaatatatttataattaagtgTACAATTATTTATGATTGACTCATCATTTCTACATCAACTCTTTAACTCCAGGCAGATGTGGACGAAAGTATAACTGCGGTAAATATATTCTGATGTTATTTCTATTTGGTGgttatttcagtttttttttttttttcatttgcagGTGATCCTCTTGTTGACTTGATACCAATTTATTTAGATGTGTTTAGAGGTGATTCACGTCTCCTTAAGCAGTTTTTAGAAAGTTACAAACTTCCTTTTGTTCGTGAGGTATCAAGGTGGGAGTCAACAGAGGGTGATCAAAAGTTTGGCCGACTTTCATATCTTGCCATGTAAGTAACGGTCTCCATAATTCTTACATAATTAAGTTCTTATGAACGTTCAATTTACACGAATAAATTTATCTAGAAATGTAAAATAGTCTGTCTACCTATAGTCAATGAAATACCCAGTCAAGATGGATTCTTTTAGTACTAATTATAGCGTTAATAATTATTGACATTGGAAAATGAATTTTACGATATTTCActagaatatttatttatttaactcttTTGAAAGGCATTTCGCATATTTAATTGAAACTAACAGCGgtttaaaacaaaaacacttCTTGAGAAATTGGTAATTGTAAATCTGTCAGTCGCAAATAGAGTTGCGGAACCCATTGATGATGACTTTGTCCTACACGCTTCTCTTGTGGTCAAATTATCAAAAGTATAACGTTATGTTTGGATCAATGGAATGGAAATGAAATGACTTTTGTTTTCGGTTCGGATTGTCTAATAGTGTAAACTGAAGCATATCATTGTAAAATCCGTTCTGTCCCCATCAATCCCATGTCTCTATTTTTCTTCCcctaatttaacttaaatggGATGGAACTACACTAGTAAAGCTATTACTCAGTTTCGTTTTCTTTGCAACAATGGAGTAGAGACTTTacttctttgcattttataattCAAACAATGATACAATTGTTTTAAGGATTTTGTCAACAGTTAATCTAGCggcattcaatttttttaatgttattgaaTTATTATCCCGTATTTTCTTTTAGCAATTTTATTCTATCTATTGAATAAGGATTATGGTTTTGACAAATAGTAATTGTTGAAGTAGCTGGTTgggttttattaattttcttgaaATTGTAGGTGTTATTGTATCTTGCATGATGACAATGTATTGGGAGCTCTTTTTAGCATATGGGAAGAACTGAGGTCGGCACAGTCATGGGAAGAAGTTGAGGTGGCAGTGTGGGGGGAACTGAACAATTACAAAGGCTTTCCGTGACCATTGGCagcatttaaatatttttggaacCGAATGCACGTCGGAGCCTCAGTGATGATAAATATTCAACTTGTCCTGTACTATATTCTGTACCCGTAAATGAGAGAGGAGAGTTCAGCACATGTATTTTTTTGTCGTTAGCTTTTTCATTCATTACATTTTGTTTGATAATTTAGTTGCGGAGTCAttacatttttgtttgaatatattaatatatacgTGACCCCAAAAAATTCACAATTCACTGTGTATTGATacgtttgatttttttttggattaatATTAATCAACTGAGATGCACATGCTATAAGAAAAGTTATATTCTGAACAAGAAACTTGAAAGGCAACACGATGTGGTTTGCATTTAAGGTCACTCCTTACAAATTACAATTGAAAGGTTTCAATGAACGCTACTAAAATTTATCACCATAATTAGTGATGTTGAACTGAACCAACTTCAAAACTAGATGGAAAATTGAACCAACAGCCACTGAAAATTTGCATTTTTCCTTCTTTGATGTTGATGTCATCCTGCTAGTAGTGGAAAGCAATGATGTAGGACAACGTTTTAAAGACAAAGCGACCAAAGAGGCCACACAACAATTAATAGAACATAGTCAAACACTTGaaccctctctctccctctttctttgtttttggtCAAACACACTTCCCCTTTGTTTTATTGGTCAATTTCATTTTATCGATTATTTAAGATAtactaaaagataataaaaacttttcTTATGCTTTTAggcttttctattttatttttgtaatagctctgcatttaaataaatgattattatattataattattaaaagaccAGGGACTAgaatattgttgttgttttttcatttatttttgtagttaactttttttctaatattataattaactttCTTCATCAAAAGTTCgttattcaaattttgtattttttttccttaatttcctaattttttattaatacattgGTGTAATTTTGCTAAATTGTTGGtacttttaaattcattatatatagatTCTTATTTGTCTTCAACTAGTATCAATTGTTAAATCATTGATCATTTGCAATTTGTTTGCTTATGCAGACAGATTTGTGATGGGcggaaagagaagaaaagaagtaatagtaCCAGAAAATGTactttttactctctttttttctttctttctttgcgCATTTGAAGATATTTGTAAAGAAATCGAACGAAATATcttcaaaataaacataatttattaatatatatatatatatatatatatatatattatatctataacaatgagagaattctctcttttttttcacatttcaaatttcaaattttatcctttaaaatataattatttattaaatttttgaaaattgactgttatttttacaaattttttataaaattgtctatctCTTTCCTATTTATCAATcattattctctcatcttttttgatatattccattttatttttataaatataattttattttatatattaacttaataacatgacaatatcatcatctactaatatCATGTATATGTAAAAAATGTGATCGCGCCTTTGTTTATGCTAgtatataataattgttttgagtTGAATTTCTATTTAGAGAACTGTGAATGAAGAAAAAACGTTGAATGAAagataattagaaaaataaatatcaaatttaataataaggataaaattataatcttatatttaattttttaaaatattttttatttattatatttactaaatcactcacaaatttttataaatcttttttttaattctcttcAATTTCACATTCAAATCCCTTCCTAAAcgttaaaacaaataatttaaattttaccttCAAATCTtcctaaatttatttattgactCTCTCTCAAATCCAtcttaaacaaaaacaatatcaCTTTTACTTCTCTTTCTCctaaatccattttttcaaatctatCTTCAAAAACAAACTTATCTAGACTATTCCTAAGAACaatattaaagatatttaattttaagaaaaatatttttatttttattacatttcaaaaatatattagtaattttaagaataaaataacatgtaacACCTCCTTCTAACAATTACATTATACTATTCATTCTcgaatgaatatatatatatatatatatatatatatttatataaaatttacgTTTAACTTCTCGTGTCATCATGTCATCATAGGCACTTCACTCTTTTTTTGTAAGACTTATGTGTTGAATTAGACTTTGATGTTCTGCTTATAACAAATCatttaacttataatatttatcaaaaaataacTAGGTTTCCTTAGTTCTAAAAAACTTCACCCACATGAGATgcaataactaaaaaaaaaaactcaaataataatttgaacATGTTTTTACACTCTTAAACAATTAGAAATTCATCTTGAATTCAAACATGTCACATGCAAGAATCACTCAATCTATCATgctaaattttcaaaacaactctaaaaaaaaagtaaaggatGAACAACTCAGATGTTTTGATCAGACATAATTGTTGTACTATATGCTAGAACTTTTATTGTAGATCGTAAAAGAGATGGagagtgtgaaaaaaaaaatatatggagaggagacataaaaagaaaaaataatagtttatagAGAGATCATGGTGTTTATAAAAAGAAACGGTgactaaattttctttttcatttataaactttgtattttaataataaaatattcaaattccATTTATTAAAGACCACTTCtacttctaaatattttttatatccttatataaattatggtgtgttagattatatatatgtatatttaagATAGGCTTATTGGTGATCTACAATTGCCTCATTAGTCGATTTTAGGGCCAAAAGGCACAGTCCTCCAAAGAATAAAGTTTACAATAATGTGAATGCTTCTATTTACGAATTGGCCACATTTAAGAAGGTTTACTAATTGGCCTTTGATAAGGTCCAACACCATAACTCTCCAAACATTGTGCTTAAAATATAAGGAGTAAATAATTTTAGCAGTTGACTTTTCTGACCGACTTATTCATTTAACTTCTGATTGGGTCCAACAGTTCGCAATCCACTTCTCatcaaacaattatataatataattttggtttgatttttttgatcATTGATTTGAAAGAGGTTGCTAGGGTGACATAATGTTTTATATGGAAATTGTGTAGCTAGCTTTATTAAGTAAAGACCGAGCGCAGAGCAGGTTGGGCAGAGTAGTGCGTAATGCCTATGGTGACCTACCACTTTTGTTGATTCTTAATTAACGAGGACCggagaaataaaaagaagaagaaaagatacagtgaaaagcacttttaagggCCTAGTCGAATCCAATATTAAAATGGGCCCATTACCAACCAACCCAGCCCATTCCTTTTCCTTTCCCTATTAGCCatgattgaatttttgaatggCCAACTCTTTTGGTTCAATTCATTCAAAGTTGAAACTTTTGAAACCAACGAAAACGAATATTATTCCTGGTCGTAGATGAATTAAAAAGAAGGGAGATTCGTAAATGCCAGAGTGTGCgtgagagacagagagagagacTCACCAACCTTTTCGCCATACAACAACAACACAGAGTATCAAAATCCCGTGTCAATGACAGCTGTCtctttttccttattttgaatttaaattttaaattactacaACGGAATTTCCAATTTTcagatattaaaattatttccaaATAAAAATCCCCATCCAACGGTCCATATTCGATCGCCAAAACGACCCCACCCACGCTTCTCAAAACGCAATTATCGGACGCAAGACCCTCAAAACCACCCTTTCCCTTTCGTCGATCTCCGTCTCCCTCATCGTTTCCTCCCtttctctctgtctctctctaATCCCTAACCAGATCTCGCTCTCTCTCCAGGATTCCACAATGGCGGCCGCTCCTACGCCTCGCGAAGAGAACGTGTACATGGCGAAGCTCGCTGAGCAGGCCGAGCGCTACGAAGAGATGGTGGAGTTCATGGAGAAGGTGTCCGCTGCCGCGGACAACGAGGAACTCTCCGTCGAGGAGAGGAATCTCCTCTCCGTAGCCTACAAGAACGTCATCGGAGCGCGCCGTGCCTCGTGGCGCATCATCTCCTCGATCGAGCAGAAGGAAGAGAGCCGCGGCAACGAGGACCATGTCTCCGTCATCCGCGACTACCGATCCAAGATCGAGTCCGAGCTCTCCAACATCTGCGACGGTATTCTCAAACTCCTCGACTCTCGCCTTATTCCCTCTGCTTCCTCCGGCGATTCCAAGGTCTTCTACCTCAAGATGAAGGGCGATTACCACAGGTACCTCGCCGAGTTCAAGACCGGCGCTGAGCGCAAGGAGGCTGCCGAGAGCACTCTCGCTGCATACAAATCCGCTCAGGTTAgccttttttttctcctttcaatttcttattatcCCGATTTCGTGATTCAGATCTGTTCGATTTATTATCTAGATTTCCGTTTGTGACTTGTAATTTTACGATTTTGTTAACCTGTCTGTGAAATCTGCACGATTTAGTCGGTGCGGTTTTGTGGAGCGGTTAAGCATGATTTGTTTCATTGTCGTAAATGTTTTCGctaatattagttttaaatgcTAATCTTTTGCAACTGCGTATGAAATATCTGTGCGTTTAAATTCTGAACAATTTGAATTGAACgattttcttttctatctttTCATTTATTGTTGATGTATTAACGTGTTTCGTTGTTTTGCAGGACATTGCAAATGCCGAACTGCCTCCAACTCATCCAATTAGGCTCGGCCTTGCTCTGAACTTCTCCGTGTTTTACTATGAAATCCTTAACTCTCCTGATCGTGCCTGCAACCTTGCAAAACAGGTTAGATTTAGAGAAACTGAATATTATGGCCTTTGTTTTGCTATGTATGTTTGTGGTTACTATATTTTGAGCAGAGTTTTCCATGTTTTCCGGGGAAAAGGATGGAATTGGGCCCCCTGCAGTGAAATCTGCAGCTATTATTGTCCATTAATAATTATGTCAAgtccaaattgtaactctttAATGTTAAAGCAACAATGATGTTACTTGTTGGATTCTAGCGTTTAAATATGGAACAGGGAGTTTGCTTTGTACACTTGTTGATACTTTACCTGTAGCTAGAATGCGTTGTATAATGTTTATTGGATTTCACAATGAAGTTTTGGAAGTCTAAAATTATAGGTCGCATACAACAATCGATCAATACTTGACTACTGTATATGGGGTACCTGACCTGTGTAACTTTACTATGAGATGTTCTGTTTTGATGGCATATTTCGAACTCATGCCGGAATCTTTATCCTTTTGATATGCACTAGGCTTTTGATGAAGCGATTGCTGAATTGGATACATTGGGAGAGGAGTCATACAAGGATAGCACTTTGATCATGCAACTGCTTCGTGATAACCTCACCCTTTGGACCTCGGACATGCAGGTATTGATTTTAGTTTGCCAAAGCTCGTCCATCGCGTTTTTTTCGTTTTCTTATGAACAACTTATTGATGAAATTTACTGTGCTTTCAGGATGACGGAGCAGATGAAATTAAAGAAGCAGCACCGAAACAGGATGATCAGTAAAGATGTTTTACTGCTAATTAGAATTGAACTTCTCCTCTATATCTTTTTGAAGGGAGGTGTTTGTTGCTTATATCTTTGGTGCTGGAATTTTAGGCATTCATGTCTGTTATGAATTGTGGATGTACTGGGCCGTTTTAGTTTGTCCTTCCATTTTCAAGTGTTTTCCAAATTGCCTATTTTATTAAGGACActgaagtttttatttttatggaatTGGAATTTTAAGATTCTCTTCTCAACTTGATGTGTTTTGTTGGAATTGGTTTATGGTTTTGTACGTTTAACTATTCTGAGGATTGTACATTTCATTCTCTGAAATAGAAGGTCTGCTGTTCGAGGTCACTAAAGAACTCCTTGATGAGCGTTATATTTGTCCGTTggatttttaatttctaattatgGTATTGAAAGAATGATTGttgatttgtatttttaacAATTCTAGCAATGTTTTCTATACTTTTATcgttttttaaagtttatgaaatattcaaaatagtaaaattgGTCAAATAGAAGTTTAGTTGtgatttttatcaaaattgagtCATTTAATGTTTAGTTGGTGCCTCAATTTAAAGTAACGgttcatattaaattttaaacaaataaaaataattaatagtaacGGTTCCTATTACTTTCTTAACATTTTGTATTTAGAATCGGTTGAAATCATAGATTTACAGGTGTCATAttaaatctttcattttttataactttcaaattttagttCATGAATGTGTaagaaaatttagattttgaTTGATGAAAAGTAtgatgaataaatataaaatgacccagagaaataaaattaataataaaaatgttttgttgagaaatgaaaaataatgaaagctAAATGCATGAGTGGGAatcattttatttcattcatAAAAGTTACAAACTGTTTTGTTCTGAATGACATAAAGCTTAGACTTTCCTGTCAGAGCCCCCTCCTTAGCTGATTGATGTCGCCTTCTCTACTATTTTGACATAAACGGTTGAGTAGTACTGGATTACATGTACATATAAATGTGTTACGAGGACtcataaatcaaattaaagatgGATAGAGACTGGACTACAGCATTCTAAAGAATTAGAATTATTGGCGGAGAACTGAAGAAAGAAATGATGCTATCTGATTCCAATTGATTTTCTTCCCTGGACAGCCCATCAATCACTGCATCATGATGTATGATTGACTGGTGAGAACAAGTTTATCCGTTCACCAATACAATCAGCCCAAAAGGCCACCTTGTCTTCTTGGATTGCTGTTGAAGATCTTAGTCCACCTCTTACTGGGCTGAACCATTTCCAGCCTGTTATCTTTGTATTCCTCTATATAAAACACAATCTCTCTTTTATTTCCTTTCTGATTTTACAGAGTAACACATCaatcaaaaaataatcaaaaaatttAGATGGTCAATGGGAAAACAAATTGCGTGTCAAAGATCGATTCGAAAACGAAAAGAAATTATGAATTTGAGTGGATTAATGGATTAGATAATGAaatttgtgttatttattttaaagaatttagaagtaaaatttgtgaaagatTGTAAgtcatttaattataataaataaataaataaaaatatcaaattgtctTTGAtgatcaaaataatttaaattataaatagataagttagatttattttataaaaagtattaaaataaataaattcaaaatacattttaataacaaaatttataaaaaaaattaataaaaaaataaaattaataattatttttccaagttttattaaattgaagATGCTTGTGAATTAAATTGAGGATGTtcagaaattaaattgaattaagaaaataaaatatgaaggGAGGGCATAATTTAATCTCATTTATATCGTCTTCAAAACTTCTCACAATAGAGGGAATGATCTCGttattctttcctttttatttctctCAAATTCGTTCAAACGAACTAGTATATCACCTCCAAATCAATCATCTTGTGTGGTAAATATATTCAAATGCATACAAACTTTATACATACTTAACATTCCAttacataaaatttatacagtaatcatgttttttactctaagttattatttatataatttgtttttcaaccatttccttcttttaattttatacatacATCTAGTTGATATTTTCATCACTTTGAGgtaaaaaaaagtgtataaaaGAACTCTGTTGATTTTTTAGAAGTTAACAAAtcttgaaatataatttttaaacatttcaaaACAGCAATTATTTCatgtgtaaaatttaaaatttgaattttcatgtttttataatactaatgtttttaatagatcttttaataatacaacttttttaatagatattttaaGACTGGGcaatttttaattactattttatatttctaatgAATAAAGATTAACACCACTTAGTCATGAATGTCGCgatattattcaaatattattcaaatatatatatatatatatatatatatatatatatatatatatatatatatatatatatatataaaaaagatggtgtaaaagaaatattaaaaaaatacttttttatttctatttgttcctgcagagggacaaataagataagttaggcacgagtgtcaccttaccctgtagtccgttatctcttcagttggcctcttcgcattcgatacatgtcggcttgaacccaggaggggttacctgcagaaaaatctccgaagctcaagtaagtcaaagctctcaaagagtcaaatcaacaattaatgaatgcgtacctttaaatgatggggtccacgtgtatttatagaatattaatgacgtttgaccattgcaTGGGCCGGGTTTTGACTTGGGCCCCAAAACAGGCCCTGGAGGCTGCTTATTGAAGGCGGGGCATTGATGTTAGTTAACCTTCTAGACAAGTAGTCGGTTTCGACCGGCTACCTGGCTAGATGACTTTGTGTCGATGGTATCCGGGTACCAGATGCTAGGCGGTTTTGGTATGTATATTGTTTACTTGATTGAGTTCGGCTAGGTATGGTAcactattaatatttaaatatatacacataaatattttaattaataatacaaaataaaagaatatatataaatttttaatatataaagatagtataaattacacaattatattaaaaatttaaagtaaaagtacttcaaaaatacatttaaataccTTATACCTTAATGTCACAACTTTACTAATAAAAGTAAAGACAAGATATATTAAAGTAAACAAGTTCTATTAAAACAAGAGTCATGATATTTTGAAAC
Encoded here:
- the LOC114163755 gene encoding 14-3-3-like protein isoform X2, which gives rise to MAAAPTPREENVYMAKLAEQAERYEEMVEFMEKVSAAADNEELSVEERNLLSVAYKNVIGARRASWRIISSIEQKEESRGNEDHVSVIRDYRSKIESELSNICDGILKLLDSRLIPSASSGDSKVFYLKMKGDYHRYLAEFKTGAERKEAAESTLAAYKSAQDIANAELPPTHPIRLGLALNFSVFYYEILNSPDRACNLAKQAFDEAIAELDTLGEESYKDSTLIMQLLRDNLTLWTSDMQDDGADEIKEAAPKQDDQEVFVAYIFGAGILGIHVCYELWMYWAVLVCPSIFKCFPNCLFY
- the LOC114163755 gene encoding 14-3-3-like protein isoform X1 — encoded protein: MAAAPTPREENVYMAKLAEQAERYEEMVEFMEKVSAAADNEELSVEERNLLSVAYKNVIGARRASWRIISSIEQKEESRGNEDHVSVIRDYRSKIESELSNICDGILKLLDSRLIPSASSGDSKVFYLKMKGDYHRYLAEFKTGAERKEAAESTLAAYKSAQDIANAELPPTHPIRLGLALNFSVFYYEILNSPDRACNLAKQAFDEAIAELDTLGEESYKDSTLIMQLLRDNLTLWTSDMQDDGADEIKEAAPKQDDQ